Sequence from the Xiphophorus couchianus chromosome 23, X_couchianus-1.0, whole genome shotgun sequence genome:
CATATCTGTCAGGTAAGTTCTTCTTCGTGATTCAGTTACCTGTGCCACATATTGTATGTGTTATAAAAAGTGATgctcatgcttttgtttttctccaggaGGGCGCGGGGAAGACTCGAGCGTCATCATCACCCTCCCAGAATGCTCAGCGTTCAGTGACATTCCAGAGGAAGCTTTAGCCAAAGTCTTTACCTACCTCACCCTCATCCCTCGGTGCGTCCTCCATCGTTTAGCTGCTCTTCCTCCCTgactctctccctctttctgcACTGCACCAAATCCTTGTATTCTGAGCACAGCAGGCGCTGCTGATCTGTAGCTCAGAGTCAAATGTCCTATTGATGCCCTTTTTGTCATAACCTCGTCTCTGTGGAGATTAGGGAAGACTGTAAGGTCAGAGGCTTATTATCCTCTCAAATGTTCTATTCAAAGACTGTAATCCATTTAGATGAAGAACACTTAATATGATATTACATAAAATAGTATTATTtgaattcatgtttttgtttctataatAAGCCATAAATGTAATAACTGAAACTAATAACAAGGgtgcatatttttgtttgtagaaCAAGACAACCAGGAGTGaaatttatcataattttaGACCGAAGACTGGATACATGGGCCTCTATCAAAACCGCTCTAGCCAGGATAGCAGTAAgttctctctttctttcactctttctctttgtttgtttatttgtttctttctctgttttcctttcttcgtttttgttaatttgtttctttcgctcttttcctttcttcgtttttgtttgtttcgtcCTTTCTTTCgattctttccttccttctcttcttctttcacGCTGTGTCTTTCTCTTGTTGTCTGCTTTAACAGGTTCAATATTTGATAGAAATTCACTGTGCAGTggtgtattattttttttttaaaatgaacccAGGAAAATGTGAGTCtggaaaaagtttgaatttaaacCGAACCCTGTATTGAGGAGTTGCTATCCATGGTCCTGACGCAGATCTTTGTCAGGTCAAGTTTTCCTCCTCTCATTTTACTGCATATTAATGTTAAAATTGCTTGATTTGGGCGAAGCATTGTTTTCATGGGGATCCTGTTCATGCCGTCTGTTGGGAGAGTCCCCTTTGCGTATCGCTGCAAACGCATGAATAAGCAAAAACTGTGCGATGACGCGGGAAGCTCAGGCGGGGAGAAAGGATGAGGAGGAAGCCGGGCGGGCGGAGGAAATGTTGCAGAGATGCGCTGCCGCCCTCCATCGCAGAAGCACAGGGCGGCAGCAGAGCTCCGGCTGTTGCCAGGCGGTCAAGAAAAGGAGCCGCACATCTTACCTTGGCACCGAATTTCCCGCGGTTAACCGGGAAATTATATTGTCTAGAGATGGCTTCCGACACCATGACCGATTGCTTTTTTCACCGAGGGATGCCAAAGATCCGGAGGAGCCCGGTAACGAGCGCCTTCTGTATTCTGGTTCTAGGTGTTAAGAGTTTGGGGTTAAGTTTTTAGACGGGCAGGGTGTATGCTGCAGCGGCGCAGACTGTAGCACTGCGGTGCAGAGGGATCTTCTGCTTAGTCATGCAGCCGGCTGTCTGCACGTCCTGCACAAACCCGGTGatagattacatttttatctcCAAATAAGAAGATAAAAATGCGTCAGGCTAAAGGAATCTAAGAAGTTGCAACCTGctaaaacaaagataaagcGTTGCGTAATGGCCACACGTTCAAATGTTGCTGCATGAGTTAGCTTAAAAAAACCTTGAATTTTCTTTAGGCTCACTCAATTTTCTATAGGTTCAGTATACTGTGCTGCTGTCTTCATTAGACCTCATTGTGTCTGAATGCCATCTGGGGGTCAAGCAATGACCTCAACCAACCGAGGGTTGAaatggtgtttaaaaaaaaggtgggaACTGAACTTTAAATCCAGATCAAATGCAACTGCCTAAGCAACAAAGTCTCATACattgcagtaaaaacaaaagtaaaaacaaaagtgcacAATGGAGTACAGTGCATCTGAGACTACATCTGAGAAAGTCGATGAGAATATCAGGAGTATTGCATTCATGAAAAGAACAATGAGTTTGGTTATTGGTAACATGATGTCCACCAAAGGCAAAACTGTGTGATTATATTTGgttcttcttttctctcatcAAGGCCTCCTTTCCTGGGAACCTCCACCTGGTCTTGGTGCTCCGACCCACCAGCTTCTTCCACCGTACTGTAACAGATATTGGTTTCCGCTTCAGCCAGGATGACTTCATGCTCAAGATGCCAGTAAGGCAGCTACTCTTCAGTTACCAAATTTGTCTCACTTCATGACAAGGTACACCTCATTATTGTTACAAACCGGAGCTCCATAAGTCAAATGTTTTCTGGTAAacaaatttcagtttcaatatttgtttttatcatgcTATACCATGCTGTCTTGGGATATTTGCCAGACTTTTGGTGGttcaaagtgaaaaaatgtttcatattatcCATCGTAGTGGATAAACGGGGCATAATTCAAATTTTTGACCATAACAATGTTTTTGAATAACTGAAGACTTAAAAAGTCGCGTGAAAGCAGGTCTTTTTGTGAGCTCTGAGGTTTGTCTTAATGTTTAGGTGGTGATGCTGAGTTCTGTCACAGACCTGCTGCGCTACATTGATGAAAACCAGCTGACATCAGAGTTTGGAGGCACTTTGGACTACTGTCACAGTGACTGGATTGTTTTACGGACGGTAAAAGGATTCACTAACAAGCTTGAGGCCAACATTAAATTATAACTATTAACAGTTTTATTAAGTCATCACAGGATTTTTTGTCTAAGAAAGTCTTCGAGAATTTAAcatactttttgtttgcttttcactACAGGCTATTGAAAGTTTTGCCGTGACGGTGAAAGACATCGCTCAGATGCTGCAGGGCTTTGGCACCGAGCTGGCAGAGGCAGAGCTGCCGGATGAGGGGAAAGCCATCGAGCAACTTCTAGAGACACACACTGAAAAGTACAAAAAGCTCAAGGTAAGGCTGCATGCAAGGTGCATTTACTTACATTACCAAATCTGATCTCGACctgcattttttaatgtaaattggTCTTTGGAAGGATGCAATAAGGTCTGTTTCAAAGGAGGGTCGCCATCTTCTGTCCAACTTGGAAACAACTGGGAAGGATGATGATTCCCAGTGGGATGTGAAGCTGGACTGGGAGACAGTACAGAGGTAAATGGTGTCTTTAATGTTCCCTGCATCCATATAATATGTTTATTCACTACACCTCTGCTACAATGGACTGACAGTTCCTCTTTTAGGCTTCTTGCACAGCTCAGAGACATGGAGTCGGCTTTTGACGGCTTCTTTGAGAAGCATCATCTGAAACTGCATCAGTACCTTCAGCTGCTCAGATATGAGCAAAGCTTTCAGGAGGTGATGTTGTTACGTCATTTTCACTGTTAGAGCACTAGAGGGAAATCTGTGTACATTTgataaaaatatgcaataaaccCCTAATTCTGTGAAGtatgcaaaacaataaaaaagggaaattaTATCTTAAGTTGACTTTTATTGCAGGTCTTTAGGTCTTTGCAAACCAGAAATTGGCCAAATGTCTTacaaacagaaagacagaaatatatatatttttttctgtaccaGTCATTTCTGAAGTTTTAAGCAGGCAGTAGTAGCAGACGTGCTTTAAGATACATGTTAAAACCAAGGTTTTAACActaatgtttaatgtttgcatGTCTGATTTATCTGTTTGTATAGATGGAATTGTGTCTTGAACACCTCATGCATCAGGAGAGAGAATTGTCCATAAATGTGAACACTCTGGCTCAAACAGAGCAGCTTCTGAAAAGACTCAACGACCTGGAAGCTAATGCACAGGTCAGTATTTCTCCAGTTACAATGTTAAAGTCTGATTTCCAGTTTCTTATTCCATGTATTTAATGTGTCTTTTTCACCAAACAAATAcagattattttgattttatatcTTAATATGTCATATCATCAAGTACTGCATTTTTACTTGACTTGATTCTATAAGTTATCTAGTTTTAGGATTAAATTAAGAACATTTGTTCTTAAAAAGgggctgaatttattttcttatttggcCTGTAAGGTTAGGTGAAGCTGCATTTCCTGGTGAATTTGCAGTTGTTTCATAATCTTCACTTGGTGAAATGTCCAAAGCTTAGAATATTATTTGATAGACTTTTCCACACTTTTCCACTTTCCCTGTCTGCTGTGCTCTTTATTCGTCATGTTctccacatcatgatgctgccgtCACAGATAGCGTAATTTGATGTTCAGTTTAACTTCCTACACATGGAAATTTGCTTTGTGTCGTCTACAAAGTTGGTATTTGATTGGACCGCATTTTACTTTGGAGTTTCAGAGAAAAGGAGGTCGAATGCAAACACGTCACACTCTTCAGATTTCTATATGTAAAAGAACTTTTTGCACCACTTTCATTTGGtctatgaaataaaatctggataaaatatatattttccttttgccTCTACCAGGAAGTGATGTCTCGAGCCCAGATCATCATCCTCCACGGACACCAGCTGTCGGCGGGTCACCATTACGCCATGGGACTCATCATGCAGCGCTGCAATGAGCTCCGCCACCACTGTGACACACTCTCTGCTGCGCTGAAGTCCAAGCACTCTTTTCTGATGCAAACACACCAACTGCTGCTTTGTCTCGGGCAGGTATTAAAAAACAcaccttttactttttaaacatataaaGACGTGCAGAAATTGCAAAGCATCTTTCTGCTCTCTGCCTCCAGGCCCAGACTTGGTGTGATGATGGAGCGTATTTGTTAGCAAACCAATTAGTAGACAAATCCCAGTCCAAGGAAGGCGCCCAGATGTCTCTCAGGGAAATTGAGAAGTTCCTGGAGGGGGCGCCGTCTCTGTTGAGCTCAGGTCATGATATTCTGGCTATTGAATATGAGGCTGTCATCACGCCTCAGCTACAGGTTAGCTACAAGTCATTATCTAAAAAGCCTAATCACCATTTTCTCCTCTTcagctttgctttcttttgtctCCTTGTCAGACTCAGATTgggaatgtttttgaaaagcatgCAGCAGTACAGCAGATGATCCAGAACCGACAAGCTTCTTTAAGGAAGCTGGCTGACAAACATGTGCGACCAATCCAGCTGGTGGCCCCCAGACCCGAGAACCAACCTCGCTCCAAGTCACCGCTCTTCTCCCCTAAACACGGTATTCAAATTAGACCAGGTTTTActagaaaacacacagagacataaCATAAAACTGATCCTCACTGGCAGACTGGCAGACTGGCAACTTGTGCATGTGACTCTTGTAACCTCCTTGATGTTTTCTTAGATTCGACATAGTGTCCAATCCAACTCCTATCACAGTGACAGCAGTTTTTCTCCCATGGTTAGATTATCACATCACAGGTCCTCT
This genomic interval carries:
- the mcf2a gene encoding proto-oncogene DBL isoform X6, producing MGPASLQEERDLAKESAEMECYRCLLQAGSQLESTLQQVTVPLSLKEVGGYIEKQVAYLSGGRGEDSSVIITLPECSAFSDIPEEALAKVFTYLTLIPRTRQPGVKFIIILDRRLDTWASIKTALARIAASFPGNLHLVLVLRPTSFFHRTVTDIGFRFSQDDFMLKMPVVMLSSVTDLLRYIDENQLTSEFGGTLDYCHSDWIVLRTAIESFAVTVKDIAQMLQGFGTELAEAELPDEGKAIEQLLETHTEKYKKLKDAIRSVSKEGRHLLSNLETTGKDDDSQWDVKLDWETVQSSSFRLLAQLRDMESAFDGFFEKHHLKLHQYLQLLRYEQSFQEMELCLEHLMHQERELSINVNTLAQTEQLLKRLNDLEANAQEVMSRAQIIILHGHQLSAGHHYAMGLIMQRCNELRHHCDTLSAALKSKHSFLMQTHQLLLCLGQAQTWCDDGAYLLANQLVDKSQSKEGAQMSLREIEKFLEGAPSLLSSGHDILAIEYEAVITPQLQTQIGNVFEKHAAVQQMIQNRQASLRKLADKHVRPIQLVAPRPENQPRSKSPLFSPKHGDGLKFTFDISLPGKKSSRKSPNPRKIEVIHDYQESRSCVAYSLDGDDSPDFLKRHVMRELIETERIYVEELLSVLLGYRAEMDNPALLGLLPPILRSKKDILFGNMPEIYNFHSSVFLQDLEGCLEAPETVGACFLQRKESFQMYEMYCQNKPRSEALWRQFSDCAFFQECQKKLEHKLGLDSYLLKPVQRLTKYQLLLKELLKYSPDCEGTSELQGALTAMLDLLKSVNDSMHQIAITGYEGEICELGRVLMQGSFSVWISHKRGSTRMKELARFKPMQRHFFLYERALLLCKRREDHGDGSEKTPSYSFKHCLKMTAVGITENVKGDVKKFEIWYSGREEVYVVQAPTVEVKMTWLNELRRILTNQQKLLRDEAYQHGPVAEHMQLSPSLTERGMRPSRGAPRGCLPGLDFVSLSADVFVCLRYRSPRPRSPRQRPRSRPRCSQRY